In the Clostridium beijerinckii genome, one interval contains:
- a CDS encoding EFR1 family ferrodoxin (N-terminal region resembles flavodoxins. C-terminal ferrodoxin region binds two 4Fe-4S clusters.), which yields MKSVIYYFTGTGNNLQVAKKIAEALPDCKLVSMGKGEHDSNEVYDYIGFVYPTYALNLPRRVTQFISEMSLEKSKNAYFFAVTGCGNISGVASTVPAKILAKKGVTLNFAEKIIMVENYVAMYEMNERNPEKYQIATDNIPALVQKIVAKTQQPVGKVNEPLNISTAIGQKLIYARKDKGFNVSDACTGCRTCEAVCPVSNIVMKNKKPSFKHNCEQCMACVQWCPKQAINYKNKTQSRGRYTNPSISLKELIDGNK from the coding sequence TTGAAAAGTGTTATTTATTATTTTACAGGAACAGGAAACAACTTACAGGTAGCTAAAAAAATAGCTGAGGCATTACCGGATTGCAAGTTGGTATCCATGGGTAAAGGTGAACATGACAGCAATGAAGTGTATGATTATATCGGTTTTGTATATCCTACATATGCCTTGAATTTGCCACGAAGAGTAACACAATTTATAAGCGAAATGTCGCTTGAAAAAAGTAAAAACGCATATTTTTTTGCTGTGACTGGATGCGGCAATATAAGTGGTGTTGCGTCAACTGTCCCTGCCAAAATTTTAGCAAAAAAAGGTGTGACACTTAATTTTGCAGAGAAAATTATTATGGTTGAAAATTATGTCGCGATGTATGAAATGAACGAGAGAAATCCAGAGAAATATCAAATTGCTACTGATAATATACCTGCATTAGTACAAAAGATAGTAGCTAAAACACAGCAGCCAGTGGGTAAGGTGAACGAGCCCCTTAATATATCGACTGCTATTGGTCAAAAATTAATATATGCTAGAAAAGACAAAGGTTTTAATGTTTCCGATGCTTGCACAGGCTGTAGAACATGTGAGGCAGTTTGTCCTGTTTCCAACATAGTAATGAAAAACAAAAAGCCTAGTTTTAAGCACAATTGCGAACAATGTATGGCGTGCGTTCAATGGTGCCCAAAGCAGGCTATTAACTATAAGAATAAGACACAAAGCAGGGGACGTTATACTAATCCTAGTATTAGTCTGAAAGAATTAATAGACGGCAATAAATAG
- a CDS encoding helix-turn-helix transcriptional regulator yields the protein MEELGESNNMSVSSLHHKFKEVTTMGPLQYQKELRLHEARRFMLRESLDITSAAMVVGYESSSQFSRENISGFLESHHLEI from the coding sequence ATGGAAGAGTTAGGAGAATCAAATAATATGAGTGTTTCAAGTCTTCATCATAAGTTCAAAGAAGTGACTACCATGGGACCATTACAATATCAGAAAGAGCTTCGTCTTCATGAGGCAAGACGTTTTATGTTAAGAGAATCTTTGGATATAACGAGTGCAGCAATGGTAGTTGGTTATGAAAGCTCATCTCAATTTTCTAGAGAGAATATAAGCGGCTTTTTAGAAAGCCACCACTTAGAGATATAA